From one Streptomyces sp. Q6 genomic stretch:
- a CDS encoding WhiB family transcriptional regulator: MDWRHNAVCREEDPELFFPIGNTGPALLQIEEAKAVCRRCPVMEQCLQWALESGQDSGVWGGLSEDERRAMKRRAARNRARQASA; the protein is encoded by the coding sequence ATGGACTGGCGTCACAACGCCGTTTGCCGCGAGGAAGACCCCGAGCTCTTCTTCCCCATCGGCAACACCGGTCCTGCGCTGCTGCAGATCGAGGAAGCCAAGGCCGTCTGCCGCCGCTGCCCCGTCATGGAGCAGTGCCTGCAGTGGGCGCTCGAGTCCGGCCAGGACTCCGGCGTCTGGGGTGGCCTCAGCGAGGACGAGCGCCGCGCGATGAAGCGCCGCGCCGCTCGCAACCGGGCCCGTCAGGCTTCTGCCTGA
- a CDS encoding diacylglycerol/lipid kinase family protein gives MRALLVVNPAATTTSERTRDVLIHALASEMKLEAVTTEYRGHARDLGRQAAESKDIELVVALGGDGTVNEVVNGLLHHGPDLDRLPGLAVVPGGSTNVFARALGLPNEPVEATGQLLDALREGRQRTVGLGLAAGTVGTEDEGVPSRWFTFSAGLGFDAGVVGRVEQQRERGKRSTHALYVRQVVRQFLGEPDRRHGTITLERPGEDPVTDLVVSIISNTSPWTFLGNRPLYPTPQASFDTGLDVLGLKKLSTPSVARYGTQLLASTPERGPHGKNAVTLHDLTDFTLHSKAPLPLQMDGDHLGLRTSVTFTGVRRALRVIV, from the coding sequence ATGCGTGCACTTCTCGTGGTCAATCCGGCGGCAACCACCACCAGTGAGCGCACGCGTGATGTGCTGATCCACGCCTTGGCGAGCGAGATGAAGCTCGAGGCGGTCACGACCGAGTACCGCGGCCACGCCCGGGACCTCGGCCGGCAGGCCGCGGAGAGCAAGGACATCGAGCTGGTCGTCGCCCTCGGCGGCGACGGCACGGTCAACGAGGTCGTGAACGGGCTGTTGCACCACGGCCCCGATCTCGACCGGCTGCCCGGCCTCGCGGTCGTCCCCGGCGGCTCCACGAACGTCTTCGCGCGCGCGCTGGGCCTGCCGAACGAGCCCGTGGAGGCCACGGGCCAGCTCCTGGACGCCCTGCGCGAGGGGCGGCAGCGCACGGTCGGCCTGGGCCTCGCCGCGGGCACGGTGGGTACCGAGGACGAAGGCGTCCCGTCCCGCTGGTTCACCTTCAGCGCCGGACTGGGCTTCGACGCGGGGGTGGTCGGCCGCGTGGAGCAGCAGCGGGAACGGGGCAAGCGTTCGACCCATGCCCTGTATGTGCGACAGGTCGTACGCCAGTTCCTCGGGGAGCCCGACCGCCGGCACGGCACGATCACGCTCGAACGGCCGGGCGAGGACCCGGTCACGGATCTGGTCGTCTCCATAATCAGCAACACCTCGCCGTGGACCTTCCTGGGCAACCGGCCGCTGTACCCGACGCCCCAGGCGTCCTTCGACACCGGCCTTGACGTGCTCGGACTCAAGAAACTCTCCACCCCCTCGGTGGCCCGTTACGGCACCCAGCTGCTCGCCTCGACCCCCGAGCGCGGGCCCCACGGGAAGAACGCGGTCACGCTCCATGACCTGACCGACTTCACCTTGCATTCGAAGGCGCCTCTGCCCCTCCAGATGGACGGTGACCACCTGGGGCTGCGGACGAGCGTGACGTTCACAGGCGTACGCCGTGCACTGCGTGTGATTGTGTGA
- a CDS encoding RNA polymerase sigma factor SigF, with translation MRDDKRGTRDLPADGTGGMRRLTTGIPEQQARPHPEDTADPTSGAELRGTPGGSDARRAGLMSDHERHGEQQGRHNPQDRSGARALFIELRTLKDGSPEYAELRNQLVRMHLPLVEHLARRFRNRGEPLDDLTQVATIGLIKSVDRFDPERGVEFSTYATPTVVGEIKRHFRDKGWAVRVPRRLQELRLALTTATAELSQLHGRSPTVHELAEKLAISEEEVLEGLESANAYSTLSLDVPDTDDESPAVADTLGAEDEALEGVEYRESLKPLLEDLPPREKRILLLRFFGNMTQSQIAQEVGISQMHVSRLLARTLAQLREKLLVEE, from the coding sequence GTGCGGGACGACAAGCGCGGCACACGGGATCTCCCGGCCGACGGCACGGGCGGGATGCGACGGCTCACCACCGGCATCCCCGAACAGCAGGCCAGGCCACACCCTGAAGACACAGCGGACCCGACCTCCGGGGCCGAGCTTCGCGGGACCCCAGGGGGATCGGACGCGCGACGGGCGGGATTGATGAGCGACCACGAGCGACACGGTGAGCAGCAGGGCCGGCACAATCCGCAGGACCGCAGCGGCGCGCGTGCGCTGTTCATCGAGCTGCGCACCCTGAAGGACGGCAGTCCGGAGTACGCGGAGCTGCGCAATCAGCTCGTCCGCATGCACCTGCCCCTCGTCGAGCACCTGGCCCGCCGCTTCCGCAACCGCGGCGAGCCGCTCGACGACCTGACCCAGGTCGCGACGATCGGCCTGATCAAGTCGGTCGACCGTTTCGACCCTGAGCGCGGGGTGGAGTTCTCCACGTACGCGACACCGACGGTCGTCGGCGAGATCAAGCGGCACTTCCGCGACAAGGGCTGGGCGGTGCGTGTGCCGCGTCGGCTCCAGGAGCTGCGGCTCGCCCTGACGACGGCGACGGCCGAGCTGTCCCAGCTGCACGGCCGCTCCCCCACGGTCCACGAGCTGGCCGAGAAGCTGGCCATCTCGGAGGAAGAGGTCCTGGAGGGCCTGGAGTCGGCCAACGCGTACTCCACGCTGTCCCTGGACGTCCCCGACACGGACGACGAGTCCCCGGCGGTCGCCGACACCCTGGGCGCCGAGGACGAGGCGCTCGAGGGCGTCGAGTACCGCGAGTCCCTCAAGCCGCTCCTGGAGGATCTGCCGCCGCGCGAGAAACGCATCCTGCTGCTGCGGTTCTTCGGGAACATGACGCAGTCGCAGATCGCCCAGGAGGTCGGCATCTCGCAGATGCACGTCTCCCGTCTGCTGGCCCGCACGCTGGCCCAGCTCCGGGAGAAGCTCCTCGTCGAGGAGTGA
- a CDS encoding anti-sigma regulatory factor — protein MSQFAGEPGNQDFVEVRLPAAGAYLSVLRTATAGLAARLDFTLDEIEDLRIAVDEACAILLQQAVAGSVLSCVFRLVDDSLEVTVSAPTTDGRAPERDTFAWTVLSALAGQVDSSVADDNTVSISLYKKRGAGPGPA, from the coding sequence GTGTCCCAGTTCGCAGGCGAGCCCGGGAATCAGGACTTCGTCGAAGTCCGGCTGCCGGCTGCGGGTGCCTACCTGTCGGTGCTGCGGACGGCCACGGCCGGCCTCGCAGCGCGTTTGGACTTCACCCTCGACGAGATCGAGGACCTGCGCATCGCGGTCGACGAGGCTTGCGCGATCCTGCTCCAGCAGGCCGTCGCGGGCTCCGTGCTCAGCTGCGTGTTCCGCCTCGTCGACGACTCCTTGGAGGTGACGGTCTCCGCGCCGACGACCGACGGCCGGGCACCGGAGCGCGACACGTTCGCGTGGACGGTTCTCTCGGCCCTCGCGGGCCAGGTCGACTCCTCGGTGGCCGACGACAACACGGTGTCGATCAGCCTCTACAAGAAGCGTGGCGCGGGCCCAGGCCCGGCGTGA
- a CDS encoding UBP-type zinc finger domain-containing protein produces MNECPHVDALPHPEPAPLSETCLECLAVGSHPVQLRLCLVCGHVGCCDSSPYKHATEHHKETGHPVMRTFEPGESWRWCFVDTRLV; encoded by the coding sequence ATGAACGAGTGCCCGCACGTCGACGCGCTGCCGCACCCCGAGCCCGCGCCCCTGAGCGAGACCTGTCTGGAGTGTCTGGCCGTCGGCAGTCACCCTGTGCAACTGCGGCTGTGTCTCGTCTGCGGCCACGTCGGCTGCTGCGACTCCTCGCCGTACAAACACGCGACGGAGCACCACAAGGAGACCGGGCACCCCGTGATGCGCACCTTCGAGCCTGGTGAGAGCTGGCGCTGGTGCTTCGTGGACACGCGCCTGGTCTGA